A window of Xenopus laevis strain J_2021 chromosome 1L, Xenopus_laevis_v10.1, whole genome shotgun sequence genomic DNA:
catcattgaggggcgcacttttcaagcatatttttaataatttgtttcagtaatcatggtcacccagttgggtggaatccatctccttccccttctccctcttgccggcaagtaatagctccttcaaTGCCGTGCACCGCAACGTGCGTACatgcgtcaatgacatcactgatgtgttggatggcagagagagacagagagctggcggcctgcttggtgtggctctcgctgctctcagccttgcacagttgcactgaactgaagacattctttctattactgtaagtgtgaagcttcctgctggcacagccaggtacagatttgggggccatatgtttgctgttgctgctggactgagcgctggcacaggtatataaatacttgggggcaatatgatgtgatcagatttatttttggctcctgctgacacaggtaaagattaggggcaatatgatggctgtaggagggctgtatgatggatggctgctgagcttgcttgcacaggtacagggggcagtaatataaatgaaaaagtgttgtacactttcttgctctctttatttaaaaaccatcatggtaaggagggaatggtaatgcaggacaggggggcactgagtgaagctcttgcctagggtgccggaCTAatttgtgcctgccctggcaaggatgtcactcatatgtgaaaacagttaagtcatattaagacatacactTAAATCCAAATGCCTCCTCCTCCActttgtataatacagtaccccagcatatgattaaacaccttagtggccactaacaataattttcaaatgctaacaaacccccagaacaaataccaaagtatgacacacacagggagggaagacagaacagagcaggagacaggaatcaggaccagtctaatatgtacgaCATACAGTGACTGGTGCCCATTAGCATTATGTATAGCAttatgtataaagtgtgaacaggagaacaatgtgggcagtttcagtctgggtctcaggtagaacagtacaggcctttaggggagtgaacaatagaggtgtcacaagtgtgaacaatacagggggatcacaggtgtgaacaatgcaggggattagactgaatttgaggtttagacaatgcagggccagttaatctctgtagtgataccttttaaagtttatatataGTAAGAAGACACAgtaggcagactttgatgtggagggccacatgagggggggtcgcgggccgccagttggacagccctgatctaatgCATAAACTAAAATTCATGAAATAAATCTTATACCGCCAGATTTAAATTGAAGAGAAAACTTTATCTATCATTGAAATCTATAGGAACATTGGGAATTGAATTAGGAAATACGCTTTTATCATCAGATTAATATATCTGGCCCATAGTGTGTATTATTAACTGCTTATGTAAAAGAAAGAGGGGCATAAAATatatttggttaaaaaaacaggttatattttaaaggggttgttcaccttccaaacacttttctcagttcagttgttttcagattgttccccagaaataaagagtttttttcaattactttccattattaattttttactgtttttccaaaaatctaagtttaaagttgaatgttcctgtctctggtgtttcagtctggcagctcattaattcaggtacagactctgaactgttacaattttgcaacacttagatgatgcatttctcagcagcatttctggagtattggcaactattgtatcaattctaacagctgtctgtaatgaaacacaAAGATTCCACTCAGCAGCGACAAAGATAAATGCTTTAacgaaatgtatccatttagaacagtttagacgAGTCAggccccccgagctgctttagaaggtataaaatgacactttacacgtcaatattagaaaaactctgacatataaaatagaaaaaaattggaaaaatcgttatttctggtgatctatctgaaaacaactagtttgaaagtgaacaacccctttaaattacttttagggacagatttatcaaaggtcgaggtgaattttcgaatgaaaaaaaatctaatttctagctatttttgtgttcttcgactagtgaatagtccaaattcgatttgaatttgaaaaaaatttgtgtgtactgtctctttaaaaatgcgacttcaaccattcaccatctaaaacctgccgaattgctgttttagcctatgggggacctccttgaacctatttggagtcaattggtggactttgggaaaaaaaacaaaaaaacttcaaatagaaTTCAATctaatgtgctattactttggttcatacgattcgaattcggccaaatatggaactatttgatcaaaaactgacctgttcgaccaaaaaaaaccttagaatttCGAAGATATTAACAGTGCAAATAtcccactctacatcatactaaggggcatatttatcaagggttgaatttcaaattgaaaaaacttcgaaattcaaagttttttcaattcgaaattggacccttgttaaatatgccccatagtatgatgtagagtgtgatattctgagaccatttgcaattggttttcattttttactttttttcagttatttcgcttATTATTCTGCAGTTCTCTAGTTTGTAGTTTCCGCGATCTGGTGGCTAGGTTCCAACTTTCCCTAGCAATTGTGCATTGAATTGAGTtatagactgaaatatgaatagcagaggcctgaatagaaaaaggagtaataaaaagtagcaataacaatacattttacagagcTATTGTTCTTAGATAAGGTTAGTTCGAGAAGAAGGTCAGTTAGAAAAAGAAGGCAcatcattcaaaaactagaaaaaaaatgaaggtcatttgaaaagttgcttagaattagacattctataacatactgaaacataacttagaggtgaaccactcctttaacagtGCAAATAACACCTGGAATCATTTGTGCTGCCTCACATGGACTTTAATAGAAACCGCCATTTTACTGCAGTCGGTCTGAGAACAATATAATTTACAATGTGTATGGCAGGATACAAAACCAGGAACATACTGGCATGTTTTTGGTCCTATGCTGCCCTGAACTTTCATAGACCTAGGTCTTTGTGCTCCAACTTGCACCTCTTCGAGTGCTGCCtgtgttcagcagctctgcatttatgagtagtgatgggcgaatttgtcacgaaaaattagcgaaacgcattgaagtcaatgggtgtcaaaataattttgacgtgcatcaatttcgaagtctgtgacaatttttattttgtccaaatgcattaaagtcaatgggtgtccgaattaTTCtaacacgcaacaatttttacgtCTGGCATGCGGCAAAATTTCTTTGACGCAGCAGACTTTCCACTAGTGAATGTTCGCTGCAGtttatttattcgctggcggagaaAACGCGGATAATCACCacaaatttgcatctggcgaatttattcacccatcactaccctgtaacttgtgcatcattcagacaaGCAAGGTAGGGAGCACCAGCAGGTGCAGGATGGagcagtcctgattttgacagatCAGCCCAAGGtccggtttcttactgaaatgtcctgcgtttctctttgatatcctgcactgacgccagaaaaaatacaaagtttataaAGTTTAACACGACTTTTTGTCACTCTttcttttcaaatgttgggagatatgcttACTGCGTGTGTTAAGAACAGAGCTGCGTTGCAGTGAAAGGCACATGCTGCAAATCCTCTGCCAGCTCTCTGTAAATGAACATTAAGGGCACACATTTGTTTTCCTAAGCGCTCTAGTTGGGGAATTAATAAGTAATTTACTTATTTTCAAgataatttacttatttttaaggtttatctCTGCTTTAATAGTATTTGAATGTGAACAGTTTAAGTCTCTGAAATTGGCCACATGTCAGCAGTGTTAACGGTGGTTAATGTGCAGATGTGACCTTCATCTTTAATCTTTAGTTTGTGATTTGAAGGCAaccaaataatattgttttgaaTCATACAGACATTTGTACTCTTTTTTTCCACAAGGTCTGTTGAATGTTGttgaatgtttaaaatgtatactgTAAAATTATAAATTGAGGAATGGTATAGGAAGGCTTagcaaagcaaaagaaaaaacaactccacggtgattttaaaaaatatgtaattttttcaaaatagagtatatttaaaagtatattataGATGCAacaattctaagcacatttgcttTGCTCTTAGGGATTTTGAACTATTAATTTCCCATTTCTGCTCCATACCAGCCTAAAACTAAAATACATTGTGGTGTTTGGAGTAACAGACCCCGGGAATCAGATAACAGATGATGACTAATAGTGGTGCAATTTTGGCAGGGACAAAACAAAGTGCAGACACAAAATCACTGGAATTTCGTGGAAAATTCTGCATtgcaagtaaaaaacaaaacaaaaatgtaacacagTGTGTCTGGAAGGGCATTTCACATCTCTCTCTTAGTATACTTGTATAGGATTTTAAAAGCTTATTAAATAGcctatttttaaacaatgttctaTGGTAAATATACCGTTATATCTGATGTAAGTATGTGGTAAAAATGCATCCTTACAACTAGAGGGCTAGAAACCTTTGCAGCTTTTCATATTTTCACCTGAAGGTTATAGACAGTGTCATGTGTCTCCACTAGTATATATAATCCCCCATCAAAGAAGTGCCAACCTGAGTCTGAAGGTAACAAAGTGCACCTTAGCCATGTCTTCCCTACCCCAACTCTGCCCAAGCCTGCCACTGCCGAGCTCCCTGGTCCATTGCTTTGAACTCATATTGGAGGACTTTGGATGACAATTCTATGCATTTTAACGGAGTCGGTGAGTTCGGTTTTGGGTGCAATTTACTGAAAACAGGCGACAAGACTGTTACTGTGGATGATTGAGTTAGTGGTTCTCATACCAAGGTGATTCCCCAAAAATACAGATGACTTGAGATGTTTGTAAGATGAGTGTGAACCTAAGAAGAATTTATGTTGGTGAGGAGACACTGTGATTGAGGTAAGGTGTGAGTCTTATATTCTACTACTGCTGAGTGcagtaagtccagttgtttatttttgaattacttgtatttgAGTACGATTTATGTTTCCATATAAGATTAGGATCAGATTTGAGAAACTACAGAGTTGCAAAATGAATAATGTATAGTTAACTAAGaggcatattgcaaagttgtcaGAAGGGTCACAGTTTTTCACAAGGAGTCTGGTGAAAGAGCCTTAGGTTATTTTATGTGACATTAGAACCTCTATGAATTCTGGTGTTGGATTTGCCACCCTGCAACACTGTGCATAAATCAGAATTAAAGTGGAtactttttacatctaaatggcTCATCAAATACAATGAAACAAAGACCAATTGTATGTCTACCTAATCCCTAAAGTAAGGTAATCCTTAACCATAAATTACACATAgtgcaaacaaacaaaagtaGGTCCAGAGTTCAAACTGCTTTGTACATTTTATTCCCTCTTTTTGCAATTCCCAAATTGTGTAAACTATGTTTGGAAAATAGAAACTTTTTAAACTTAACTACagtactatttaaaaaataaaacattgtggcCGGTCCAATGGCAAGTGGAAGAACAGGAGCAACACTGCCTATTAGAGTCCACATGGGGTGGATTCCCGTTGAAAAATACTGTGTGTATTTTCAACAGTTTCGGTGAGAAGTGGTATTTTGCTGTCAGTGTCGAAAAATGCCACGTGACATCAGCTTAACTATAACATACTTTTATCAATTTGGTAGCTTCACTATACGCCAGATAGTTCCTGATTCTTTAGGTACAACTTTGTTGCATTACTTGACACAAGACCCTGGGGAAACCCTGGAGCCACCTCCAGTTCAGAGGTCGTATTAGTTCCATGGTTCCCCTGTGTCAGTAGGTACACTTGTGCAAAATTTGTAACAGGAGGGATGAAGAACAAGAGGCCTTTTCAAGTTGTAAATAGCTCACACGTTTATATAGCAAATAAACTTTGTAAAGTGCAATAGTTTTAGTATTCAAACAGGTAGATAAATGGGTCAAATGCCGTTCATGGGTCTTTACAGAACTATTGAATGAAAAACTTTCTcctataaaataatacatttgtagccacaaAATAGTTAATTTGTTGATGCTGGTTGGACAAacacaaatttgaaaataatttttttctggttctttaAGGCAGTGTAAAGGTCATTGCCTAGCAGATTGTCAGATTGTTCCAGTAGGTGGTAGCAGTAAGTCATActagaatatttattttagtgattTGTAGTTTATGTTGAAGGAGGAGCCCTTGAATACACAGTGCTTAGCACAAGCAATAGCAAGTAGAAAGAAACAGGTAAGAAGAGAGACCTTTCAGACAGTTTCTGTAAGTATGATCAAATATGCAGACTTCCTGGCACTATACAGTTGTTTTAATAATTGTATTGACTTCTTTACCTCAATCATTTTTTGTTTAGGTATTTGGTTCCCAAAGTGCAGTTTTCTCATTTTTACTTTGTAAAAAGAAATTGCTAGATTGTTATGTGTGGCTGGCGGGATTCATAATTCAACCTTATTAACTGGTGAAAAAATATACTAATTATTCCTGTTCATCTTTCAACTGCAGACATATCAGATTAATTCAGCATTGCCTCAATAAATATCCCTAAATGAAGGGAACTCTTCATCAAACTGTGCTCTGATATATCAAGTGATTATACAGAAACAGCTTGACAGTGCAATTACAGATGCATGTAGATAGGCAATCATTTAAAGACAAGGActactaaattataattaatcagTCAGGACTGTGAATTATAACATTAACCACAATTCTGTAAGCACTGTAgccaatgaatatatattttcccagaaAGGTAAATACATTGCATTGGATGGGAGGTAGAACCAGAATGAGTCATTTATACAGGGGTTCCAAATTTAAAGTTCAAGGTGATTTAAATGGAACTAAATATTGTAGAATTCACCAATATATTAATGAAAACATTCTCATTCTCTGACTGACTCAAAAATATTGTTCTCACCCCATGACGCCATCACCCCATGAttccagtttttaattatttattttaacaaaatatatatttatttataatatatatggcTCAGGGATGctcaaggatttggctgaaacaGCTTTttgtaggatttggattcagctcaTTCTATAATATTGAAGATTTGGTTTGTTATTTgtctgaatacaaaaatgagGGATTTGGAGATCCTTCaatggcaagtcaaccccaaacaaaaatgtgactaataaaagaaaacataattctaacaactttccaatatgaatatattaaacattttcagtgcttttaaagttacttgtaaaaacaattgatattcAAAGccccagttgttactttttaaacaatgttgcaacatttgtcttggttccccagcaaatacaggtctgttaatcagctgcttgtcttacattgtatcaataaTCTGACTCTAAGCCattagggcagagaatagaaatggacaAATActgtttcaatagcaatacatatacaaataacttaaaaaccatatacAATTTGTAATTACTgtgttttgcaattgttttttttactgggcaaaaaatattttttgggttgacattccctttataTATGTGGCTGTTCAGTGTGGGTCTGCTCTGGGGACTGTATGACAATAACTCTTTAAAGTTAAATGTACATTACCTGATCCTCTTATTTCTCAAGGCTACTTAACAACGGAATCTGGTCCACCATTGGGCTAATCCACTCAATGGTCCGGGGCTACCGATTAGATTATGTAGAGGGGCCTATAGGCCTGTTGTATGAGGAATGCATCAATAGGCTGAATTGGTCCTAATCAGATAAGAAAATCAAATCTGCCAGATTGATATGTGGacaatttttggccaaatatcagttgggcaggcccATTGGTTGGCCCCATACACTATGGAAGGACAGAGTTGCAGCCCATGTATTGCAACATCCATCTTCTTTTCTCTGTGTTTGGTAATGTAAATGCGATATTGCTATCTATTGTAAAAGTTGTTTAAATAGTTAGCTATTGTtagttaatgttttttatttatttttttaaatgtactttccAGTGCGGTGTTTTTATATGCTGTTGTTGAGCAGATGGTGACAGGTGGAGCAGAAAGCTACCAGTAAATTGGATTAAAAAGAATTAGAAGAAATGAGTGTTTAGCAATTGCCAGTTCATTGTCAGCTTCGGAATGATAAACCAGCAGCTCGTGTTATCCTCATGAATTTTGTTTCTTTACACAATGGATATTTTTAGTGGGCACATTCTACTCAACAAGTATGGCGAGAGAGTTGATCCGGAAGAGGCCTTGCAGAATAAAATCGTTGGGTTATATTTCTCAGCTAGTTGGTGCTCACCATGCAGAGATTTTACTCCAATCCTTTGTGACTTTTACACAGAGTTGGTGGAGGAATCTGAACCACCTGCTCAGTTTGAAATAGTATTTATTTCCTCAGATAAAAGTCCAGAAGAAATGGTGGATTACATGCATGATATGCAAGGAGATTGGCTGGCTTTGCCATTTCATGACCCATACAAACAGTAAGTTCGTTGATATAGGATACATTGTATTGTTCTGTATGAAGCATCCATTATGTGTTTTAAAAGGAACACTACTTTACAAATCCTATTAGTTGTAGCATTTGCATGTTTATATGTACAGCATTTTTCATAGAAGAGATTATTGAAATTATGGTATACATAAGCATTATTTTTGTCTGTGGGTACTCAGTTCCATGCACCATGAATTATTTTATGTTCTGAATTCAAGTTCTGAAATGGAAAAAGGTATACTCAGAGTGCATTTAATATCTTGTAATAACCTGTCCCTCTGCCGTGGGCTGAGAATTTCCAAAAATGTGTAATAACTGTACTGTAGTGTACGTAGTTGCTTGGATTTTAcctctgttttactttgaaatattcTGTGAATGATAAGATATATTGTGCAATTGAACTGCCAGGTTGAAACACATTTCCTTAGGGCAGTACAGCTTGTAAGAGCATATACGTGTATTATGTAAGCATGATTCAGCTATATAGATCTGTGTGGGAGGTCACATTGCATAGGGAGGGAACCTCTCTTTCATGGTTGGCATTCATCAGTCTGGGACTTGACTATAAATTGAACCCCTTGTTAAAGCATACAAGCATTCAAGATTTGCTTTCAGAGCATAAAACCGTTTTTGCAGAGATAAGGATAACATATgtaggcacatttattaaaggttgaatttcgaattaatgtgagtttttttaaaattgaatatactcgaaattcgactgtgggatttttttttaaagaaaattcggACAAATTTTGCTGTCTCAAAAACTCTAAtctaattcgactaaactcgattcgagtttctttctctgaaaaaaactcgaatgttaggaaggctactAAGatgttcaaattggtcactggacctctcccattgacttatatatgaacttatactcaaatttgagttcttaaagggccagagtatgataaatcttgaaattcaaattcgaattaaaactcaaaccgagtttggataattcacaatttgaatttgagagttttaacaaaaaaaaactttgaaaattagaattttcaattcgaccctttataaatctaccccttaaaggTGACCGTTAcctgaaaaaattattaaatatcctattttatcacattagtcaagcaaaatgaactttaattacacaatataaattatttgaatcttgtttccttcagtctgggaattcataattataacaagcaggcaggagccattttgtggacactgttattaagacaacaGTGCATGAACAGGGAAAAGAGCTGTGTTAAGAGATGGCTAAGTGGAGTAAAAAAGgaggtgaaaaaaagaaataggagCATGGCCATTCAGTTCATATGGAGGTCCCTTCAAGTCACAGACCCGGTGGGCCGACATCCAGGTCCGACCTGTATTCCCTCTCCAAGGTGACTGTTTGTGCACAGACACTTTTGAGACCAGTGCACACATCAGATTGTGCTGAACACATTgaacttttgtatttatttagacctGCCCACATTTCTGTGCACATAGAATTTTGAAACTCCTCACAAAATGTTGTCATCGTCAGAGGACAGATTGGAAATCAGTCAGCATGAGTTGAGAAGGCATGCAGACTAAGCAGAAACAGTGGAAGGAATGGAGAATAATGTTGaaggacaagaaaaaaaagaagtgaatGCAATTTGAGATTCAGGTGTCAAGTTATTTGGTATGCCCCTGACTCACACTTCTCTGTGACTgcttaaaaagatactgacaccagcaatgaaaccttttttttttacatctattataacattggctttaattgctatttataattttgccataagtatttgcttgatgcttttacattacctatctgatccttCATGTTTCTCTGTGAAGAgggtgccatatttgtgcagcagtagtccgttagctttagaaactctaaggggcagatttatcaagggttgaatttcgaagtgataaatacttcgaaattcgacttcgaatatcgaagtcaacgtttttttcaccgaatttgaccatATTATGGTCGACGTAAAATCGAATGATGAAAtccatcaattgaacgatttttcttcgacttcaaaaaacatagaaaactgctctagaaggtccccataggctaccatagcactttggcaggtttaatttggcgaagtattgaagtctaaatttttttgaaagagacagtacttcgattatcgaatggtcgaatagtcgaacgattttaatcaaagtcgaagtcgtagtatcctaaaaattactttgaatttcgaatattttttactttgactttgacttttctccccgaattgcctgattttttggttttttttccagattttggcCTAAACTCAGCACAAAccaagatatcttcaaattgagattggtgcctctcccattgacttatacaggaccttgacaggtctgagatggtgtatttttggattctggctctTTGCAGCATTGGAGTAAATTAAAtgtcaataaatttgagttttcttttctaCGAAAAATCCCAGTAtttgtcccaaaaagcccaaccagataaattttaGGTTTGGTAATAAccattttttagtgttagtacCGCTTTAATGTATACACAATGCAAGGTGAGCACCTCACTGATCACTAAAGTCAGACTCACAACATCTTCCTTATATGTGAAAACATATCCTTCAGCATAGCATTGCTCAAGTTCTAACATGTTTTGTTTCCACAGGTGATAAAAGAATGTTGTAAACAATTTGTCAAAACAGGTACAGTTCTCAGTACTTATATAGCAACTATATGAGAGTACCACCGAGG
This region includes:
- the nxnl2.L gene encoding nucleoredoxin like 2 L homeolog isoform X1 — protein: MDIFSGHILLNKYGERVDPEEALQNKIVGLYFSASWCSPCRDFTPILCDFYTELVEESEPPAQFEIVFISSDKSPEEMVDYMHDMQGDWLALPFHDPYKQFWPKLSTNQDIFKLRLVPLPLTYTGP
- the nxnl2.L gene encoding nucleoredoxin like 2 L homeolog, whose amino-acid sequence is MDIFSGHILLNKYGERVDPEEALQNKIVGLYFSASWCSPCRDFTPILCDFYTELVEESEPPAQFEIVFISSDKSPEEMVDYMHDMQGDWLALPFHDPYKHELKNKYKITAIPKLVIVKQNGDVITDKGRKQIRERGLSCFRTWLEVGDVFQNFTGK